In Aegilops tauschii subsp. strangulata cultivar AL8/78 chromosome 3, Aet v6.0, whole genome shotgun sequence, one genomic interval encodes:
- the LOC109740121 gene encoding zinc finger CCCH domain-containing protein 17 — MPISSSLSARLGPGPAPARARWSPYARPSEPRRSGAGSGCAKASRPPLRLEPATARLLGPARRAESRGSSRGAAFGTAAPTPARRRLGDLKKSDRKTDPKPAGTNPEPIQEPRVEESRGCGGFAFLCALAGHKEAITGISMPMGSDKLYSGSADGSVRVWDGNSGKCVDVIKMGGKIGCMITHDKWVFVGISKSVEAWNIQTGMKLSLQGPSGLVCSMTIKDEMLFAGMADGRIMAWKFPAKEINSELVAILAGHDRHVISLAVSATRLYSGSLDKTIRVWDLKNLQCVQTLSEHKAAVTSVLCWDQKLLSCSLDKTVKVWAASESGSLQLMHTHSEEHGLRTLFGMHRPGKTPVLLCSLHKSSRVRLLDLPSFEEMGTLSSKTEVKTIELAQGGPSRLLFTGDGAGELKVWMWAPQGEESPTPALP, encoded by the exons ATGCCGATCTCATCCTCCCTCTCCGCGCGCCTCGGCCCTGGCCCCGCGCCCGCGCGCGCACGATGGAGTCCTTACGCCCGCCCCTCCGAACCCCGCAGGAGCGGCGCTGGAAGCGGCTGCGCCAAGGCCTCCCGCCCGCCCCTCCGCCTCGAACCCGCGACGGCGAGACTCCTCGGCCCCGCGCGGAGGGCCGAATCCCGCGGATCGAGCCGCGGCGCCGCGTTCGGCACCGCAGCCCCTACACCTGCACGACGGCGGCTTGGAGACCTGAAGAAGTCGGACCGGAAGACGGATCCCAAGCCGGCGGGTACGAATCCAGAGCCGATCCAGGAGCCGCGCGTCGAGGAGAGCCGTGGCTGCGGCGGTTTCGCTTTCCTCTGCGCCCTCGCTGGACACAAGGAG GCTATTACTGGAATCTCTATGCCGATGGGGTCCGACAAGCTCTACTCTGGCAGTGCCGATGGCTCTGTTCGCGTATGGGACGGCAACTCTGGCAAG TGTGTTGATGTCATCAAGATGGGAGGGAAGATTGGCTGTATGATCACTCATGACAAGTGGGTATTTGTTGGAATCTCAAAATCCGTGGAG GCATGGAACATACAGACAGGGATGAAGCTAAGTCTTCAGGGACCTTCTGGGCTTGTTTGTTCCATGACTATCAAGGATGAGATGCTGTTTGCTGGCATGGCGGACGGGCGCATCATGGCTTGGAAATTTCCTGCTAAGGAGATCAACTCGGAACTGGTGGCAATCCTTGCTGGCCATGACCGTCATGTGATTTCACTTGCTGTCTCAGCAACAAGGCTTTACTCTGGCTCACTTGACAAGACAATCAGA GTATGGGACCTTAAAAATCTTCAGTGTGTCCAAACACTCTCTGAGCATAAAGCTGCTGTTACTTCTGTGCTTTGTTGGGATCAGAAGTTACTATCTTGCTCTCTGGACAAGACCGTAAAGGTCTGGGCTGCTTCAGAATCTGGAAGCCTTCAACTCATGCATACCCATTCCGAGGAGCAT GGGCTACGCACCCTCTTTGGCATGCATCGTCCGGGAAAGACGCCGGTTCTGCTCTGCTCCCTCCACAAGAGCAGCCGCGTCCGCCTGTTGGACCTGCCATC GTTCGAGGAGATGGGCACGCTCTCCTCCAAAACAGAAGTGAAGACCATCGAACTCGCCCAAGGAGGGCCATCGAGGCTTCTCTTCACTGGAGATGGCGCGGGCGAGCTCAAGGTGTGGATGTGGGCGCCCCAGGGCGAGGAGTCCCCGACACCAGCGCTGCCATAA